The nucleotide window gtcGTTCACAGCTCTATGCCATTAGACCTGCAAAATATTTGACCGACCCAAAATAGATCCGAAACCCAACCAAAAAATTTGGGTTAGACCCAAAAATTTTGACCCGAACACAAGACATGCTTTAAAACCCGGGTTAGTCAGATTAAAGTCAAGGTTGACCTGTTGGATTGCACATTGGCGGACCTACCTAGTAACCAACCCCATCCCCATCAAAATTACTGTATTTTACCTTTGTATAATGAAACTCATGGCAATCTACTAGGTGGAATTATTGATCACTAATTAATGTTTGTAATGATCTTGTTGGCTAACTAAGCTGTTATCCGAtagatttaatttataatttttattttcttttaatttatattaaatactACTACATTCTCATATATTAGCCTCAACTCAATGTACTACTCACAACTAACTCTTACTTTGCAtttggaataaaaaaaaaatcttactttGTATCTTATTATCAATcataatgttaaaatatagttaaattaactattgtttaattcgtctgagtatatttattattattatatttacttttttgttttacatttattattattatatttactttttataagtTTTCGTTATAAGGCGACCATTAAGCTTATAATCGAAAAGTGAGGAAGTATAATGtgttgtttttgtgtttgtttgagtgattttatttataatatttttgtgcTAATCGAATTTGTAGGCATAAAATATTCACTCTATTTTTGGATTATGAAATCTTAAATACCATGTTTGAAAAATTTGTTGATGTTGCATCTCTTAACAAGTTAAAACTCCTCCGGTTGGAtgcacaaacaaaataaaaaataaaaaacctaaTATGTCCTTATTTTTAacatattctttatttttttactattattaatatttaaattattgtataTTAATCATTTCAATATCTTTTTGTaccaataaataaatataaataattttttcaaaaaaaattttaattttaaattctatgataaaataaaaaacccaACAGCATTATATTCAAgtaacccaaaaaaaaataaaataagacgcCCAGAACCCAAAGTGACTGACCTAATATTGACCCAATCTATTTAAAAATCGAACACAAATAAACAACCGTAATTATTCGGACACAAAAATAAACAACCGTAATTATTCGGACACGAAATCCGACCGATCAACCGTTTTTCcttatacatacatgtatatgaTATATTATCGCGTACACTAAATTGGGTATGCATCACATACGAAGCATCAAATTTAAAAGCCAATCTGAGGCTAATATTATGGCAAGACTACCGAATCAaccaaaaacataataatatatttagactTTTATTAAAATGTCTCGCAAGTAAATACGTTTTACAAACATAACACAAACAATCTGTGTGATTAAAAGACAGCTATCAAAGAAGCCTCTCCAATTACATGGTTCTCAATAGCTTCTAGCAACCTCTCTTTAGTCACCTGCATATTCATTTTTCTTAGTAACAACTACATAAATCAAGCAGCAATACATCTTCCATCACATTGAATTTAAGGATATTTGATATGAAACATTATATAAATGCAAGATTAGATTATTATACCCCTTTATAGAAAATGTGATTAGGATAGAACTTCTAATAATACTTCAATGCAATAAGAataattacaatattttaacgattttaatacaataattcCACTTATTAAGGTAAACTTGAATAGATTACCGAATTTAATAGATTCTACATGTTTTAgactaactttatttaaatcATTATATTTGAGTTATATTTTTACTCTCCACATGCTTCCtactaatataaaaaaaaattttattagttcTAATCCCTATTTTCTGTACTAATTTTGTTATCCTCATTTTTCCTCCAatgaatttattattcaatatattgTTTAAAATATTCCAATTTTCTTTATTCCCATGAATAATCATCCTGAAAACTCCATTAAGAAGTAGAAGGaaaagtatattttaaaaaattatcattattGCGCCCAGTTCATTAGCTTTTGTGTAACACTAGtatcaacaacaataataataataataataataataataataataataattaataaatttttttttgagtttacgCGTTAACGGGCCGGGTGAGATTCAATCTCATATCTCGCCTAAAAAAGACAAAACTTGCTCTAACAAAACCCGAATCTTAATATTAAtaagaatatattattaatattaacatgTAAGATAGCTAGAGACTCGTACCGTCTTGCCAAgatgaacatcatcatcaagagcATACAACCGAAACTCAAATCGGTGTCCATGGCTAGGCAACATGGGCACTCGCCACCCCCGTACTTTCTCATCATTATTCCCTTCAACAATATCTTCAAATTCTCCACCCAATTCTTGTTGCTTGCTTGAAAACCCCTCAGGCAAGCCCTTAATAGTGGGCGGGATATTAGCCACGACCCAAACGGTCCATGGAACCAATGGAGCGTTTGGGTCTGGGGCATCAATATCCTCGACCACTAGCGCCAAACGCTTTGTCCCCTCAGGTACGTTGTACCACTCAATCGGAGGAGACAATCCACGCTTGGCGCCTTGGCCTTCGTCGGTATATTTACGTGATAACCGACCGTCCTCCTTATTAATGGGTGGGCATACTATCCGAAATTCGTCCGGGTCGGGTGTTACTCCTGCCATTCTTACCACAATGCTTCTCTTGTTATTTGTTGGATATTGTTTAAGATTTTGATGGTTtggaataataaattaataataacatatcGTAATCCTTTGataatacttttatattttatagaGGCAAAGATAGGTAAAAAGATGACAGGTGGTGGGAAGGGTCTCGAGTTGGCGAGAGGAGGAAAACGGTATTTTGGACACGTGGTGAGTCGTTAGATGCGTGGACAAAAGTTACGTCTTCCAATCTTCTACAACTATCTGGTGCATCCCACCCGTCAAAATATCTGATCTCATCTCATAGTTTTCACCGGTCTCACCGCGAGACGTGTTTTATTTGagttaaatagcctaataataaaaacttttaccggtgaacttcttattttaaagtACTCTTActgtgagacgatctcatataaAATGAgttgatttgattttatttagagTATTAAATTGATTTGTTGGTTTATGTAGTTAAAAAATACCAATTGAATTTAGTCAAgatgatttttttacaaaaaaatataattttattgatatCCAAATTTGCTTATAATATGCAGATACTGAATATCCGACTATCTGAAACAACGTCGAATGATATccaattaatcaaaaaataattgcTATTAAGATATtcaatcataaaaatttgatattcgAATTCATTTTCggtattcaaattttaaaattatggaTTTAGtaactaaaataattatagTTAAAATAGAGTGGgcatttggaaaaaaaatattacctgTTAACATGATAATAGTCCATTTGTATCTTAAACTTGTCACGGTGgatatcaaatttaaaaatagtcacTTTTGTgattaaaacaaattttatattattttattctttaaaaTAGTCACTTTTGTCCTTAAATAATCGCTTAAAATGCTACTATATTAAATGATCATAAAATTTCCAGCAAAAAAATTttacaatcataaattaatcagataataatgattctttttttaagtgATAGTGTTACTCATAAGCAACTTACACTTGATTGTAATATCTCACGAGATAGAAACTTAGATTATACTCCCAATGAGTCCAAAAATATAGTGTAAAATTAATGAGTCTTATAAAAGTATgaatttgaataataaataagtaagattaaaattagtaaaaatctaATGTAACAGAGTTTGAATATCATAGTAAGAGTAGTCCATTTGGTTATTGATACTAAACGgtggtaataacaataatttatactgtTTATTTACTTAATACGTATCATAACGTGCTCATGGTGATGGaagtttaatcaaaaaaaataatttaaaagttttcattaccacctaataccatatTTTCCAATAATAGTGTATtgaatgaatttttttaaaaaaacaaacataacCATTAAAACAGTTAAGAAATATTCCTACGAAAATTAAAACTAACTTTCTATTACTTCTTATTATTTGATAACGAATACCAAACGGGCCAAATTTGGCATGCCATGATGCTCTTTGACCTTACTCTCCCATACGGAGATGACTAAAGATTATTCTTGTAAAATGGGCACGACAATTCCATCTTATATCTTAATAAAATCAACATATTATTCACGGTGATTCAATGCATAGTCCTTGTAGCTCTCAGTTACAGTCGAGTGCTAaattaccatgtgaaattttcaTAAACCAATTCCATGTCTTTCAGGTTACACAACGAAGGttcaacttaaaaatggcggatgAATTTAAACTGCTCATGTTAGCTGAAAATGAGATAACCCATAGATAGTCATAGTCTACTTCAATTAGGCCTGTCAAACATATCAGGTTGGATCGaattcgggtcatatataaacaaGTCAGAAAACTCTTGACCCAAACCCAACCCATTTAGTTAATTAGGTCGAAAATTACAACCttgacccgacctgcaacaGATCAGGTTGACCTGATTTCGACCTACTTAAcccgtttataattttttttgttttcattttaaggtttttaatgttGATTAAATCTAATTTTGTAGGCTTTACTTTTTactttatgttttatttgttgtttattttgtatttactatgaaaaataagaaaatattaaatgaactaaATTTAGCTTATACTTCTTGATTTAATTcgaaattaacacatttaattaaatgagttatacaggtttaaaattttgacctgaacctaacctatttaataaacagatcaggttaggtcgacccatttaattaattgggtcaataGTCTCAACCCAAACCCACGTATTTCGGGTTAGGTTCAGGCCAGGTTAGTAGGTTGTCAACTTTGTCAACCTAACttctagagctgttcaaaacaaacccgacccgaaaatccgacccggaatcgaaaattatccgacccgaaaaaatgtaagttttttaggtttaccgaaccgcaattacccgaaccgatacttcactcgaaccgtttgataaccgaaaagggcaaaatcgaactcgaactgcaaccgaattttataaccgacatataaaccttaaccaatgttacccgaactgaacagtgatcgacccgagtcaaatccgacccgaattatgcacgtaaccgaatgtaacctgactaaaaccgattaagatcgaactgtttttaacccgaactgatacaaacccgatcgattattaatcgaactgtttttaacccgaactgatacaaacccaaaccgattgtaaatcgaactgttataaattcgaatcaaattttcacctaattttagcaaattaagtccaatttcatttttctaataatacggaaaaaggaagaacacaagttctatacagaagagattgcatacataatatatatatatatatatatatatatatatatatatatatatatatatatatatatatatatatatatatatatatatatatatatatatatatatatatatatatatatatatatatatatatatatatatatatatatatatatatatataaaccaattgaaataaattgatctgcctattagggctggcaaaagctgacccgacctgctaacctgatctgaaaccgactcgaaattagcgggtttgagtttagatttttgacccaattaattaaatgggtctacccgacctgatctatttattaaatgagttaggttcaagttgaatatttaaacttgaaaaaaacctatttaacccatttattaaatttaagacggatcaacatttgccaaatacttcgtaaaactaagataataccaattaccatgtattgagggatttgtcagctgaagatgactttcaataagaaaggaagttgtcccacatcggctaagggatttgtcagctgaagatgacttttaataacaaaggaagttgtcccacgtCGGCTAtgaaaaatactaataaaagaaaaatcctttaaatcacttctacagatctcataccaacttacgcagccacgccgtgagcacaaagcgaactattctttcgccttttactaaagaataccgtgtgctcgctgcattatgtggcatacgtttatttttggaggaagtctttaattaaggttaaacgagtcaaatgacctgaaatatatgaatttaatgacctaaaaaaaaagtaggttaaatgggtcattagcaggttgatttGATCTGCTACAGATCAAGTCGGGGTTTCATTTTTTGAcctattaattaaatgggtcaggttcaggttaagggtttattgacccatttatatatgatccgaacctaAAAATGagcaacccgacctgtttgacacccctatctactatatctgataaaacaataggtaattattttttgtaagtaaatgagcatacatcaattaaaaacctgactattaacttatttcgatattgacccgatcaatagttatccgtaatcgataactactcgaaaaataaagctcgaacccgatctgtacccgaaaaaaccgaaccaattagtaatcgatgacaacacactcgacacgaacttcaaccgacaccgaactgatgctaacccgatagcttgaataaccgatctctaaccgactcgacccgagtgtgacccgttgtaacaaacagccgaaaaataaccgatccgaaatgcaaccgaaccgaataacacccgtccgaaaccgacccgatcaaccgaatgaacacctctactaaCTTCGATGAACGAGAAAAATAAACGAACAAAGGTGCATATAAGCAGCCATAAAATTCCAGAATCACCTGCCTCGAATTCAAGGTCATCACTCTCCCATCTTAATGGGGCGACAGGGGGCGTTCTCCAAATGAAGCATATATAGAGGGAAAGAGAGCAGGAAATTATAATCGaagtaaataatatttaatattgtaGGTGGTCGTATACACTGATCATTATCCTCGAACAAATTCTTTGTAATAATTTCACTCAAAAATAAAACTCTCAAAGTAAATAAGGTAACCACCACAGGTAAAataatcatattcataataACAAGACTCACTTACGGATTTGTACAAGCCATAATGAGGCGTAGAATTAAGCTATTCGAATTCCACCCAGTCTTGAGTAACTTTTGTAGACGATGAAGCAGAAGGCGGAGTTAAGCTGCCGACTCCAGAATCAAAAGTCTCCCAATTGGTGGCCACTGAGACAGTATTACCACAATCGTCAAATGGATTGGAATTTTTTGCCTTCAGGGAATCCAGTGCATCCACGTAGCCTTGCACACGACGAACCTGCCCAAGCAAGAACAAGTTTCTGTCAAcgtataaaaagtaaaatatgcACGTGAGCAAAACACATAATGGTGAAACAGAGTGACGAAACTTTTAAAGATTTAGCCACatttaagtaaaattttttCACTtctacacacacatacacacacaagCACAACACATTATGACTCAAACAAGTAGTACCACAATCCATAGAGTTAATGTGCTGAATGTCGCTTCTTTCTTGCTTTACGTTGCCACCCAAGGATTGGCcttaatattaagataaaataACATTTAGTGGGGAAGTGGGAGGAGTGAGCAGAATCGTAGAGCAAGTGGGAGGTAAGGTTAACATTAGTAGATATGTGCAATGAGAAATGTTGCAACTAAAAAGAAACACATGAAGTACTATGTATCACCTATGTTACacggactcgggtactgatatCGGATATTAGTACGTGTTTAAGTGTTGCATacatcaaaatattcaattttacgcctaaaatgaagtttCTAAGTGcaataccaatgtccgagcatcaaggatcggaggtacgtgaagcaaaatgaagattCTGAGTAACATAGTTATCTCAAATTGATTTCATGATTAACACCAAGAGGCTATCGGCTAAGCCAAGAAAATTGACCTATTTTGAAACCCATAAGAGAGCTACATGTTGATGAAGTGTTAAAAAATTTAATCCTAGATACAGCAATGTATTGagcttatataaaaaaaaatattattcctattaatgttaaaaaatgttttcttgattttctAAATCATCCATTTAGCGTTATACCAATGGAACATATTCAAACAGATGTCTAAGGCACTTTACAATGTCATAACCTCTGATATCCTAATTGAACAACACAGGAAAGAGGACACTTCATGTGTATTGAAAATTGATGCCGGTTGGACCATCTTCAAAAACGTCAATTTTGATAAGAATACCAAGTCCCTTTCAAACACAAAGACAACAAGAAACACATATGAAGAACAACTacttttgtgagagaccgtctctcaaagaaacaacctcaaaacaaaaagttcacattcttatttttcctttaatttattattaattgggTTATTTAACCCATATATCTACTGCGTCTCTCGAAAAGTCACAGCAAGTTGTGTATGAAGAAATTAGACAGCAAGATGCTTGCATCCCTTAACTTTGCCAATCATTTAACAAGAATGAAGCACTACATCCATCACGAGTGACTAAAAGTGAAGCTCAAGAAGATAAGGAGCGATTCAATAAACTCATGAAACTTTTTATTGAGTGGCACTCCTATATAAAACCTATCACTGCAAGAATTAGGCAACTTGCAACGTTGCAAGTTGTCTTCTAAGTACCCCTAATAAGTCACAAGTACAGCCCATAATCCCAGTCAAGTAAAACCATAAGAGGCATTAGAATAAAGTTAAACAAAAGATATAAACAGAATTATAATCATAGTTTCACAATTACGTAGAACACAAGTTCTACGGTACAagataacaaaataatttaacaaGTGTGAGATAAACACAAAAGAAGTTTTGAACTTTGTAGCTATCTTAAATGAACACAATGGAAATTTCAAGGATCAAGCTCAAGAATAAAATATGTAACACTTGGTGGAAACAACATCACATTAACTAAACAGATGCTACATTCTTTGAAAGATGTTATgctaacaaaaatatcaaaagaGAAATTTTACACATATAGTGCCTAATGCGTAAAGACCTTTGGCGAAAAGGTTGAGAAGACGTTATTGCAACCTCAAGTCCAgagaatacaaaaaaaaatttgaaagatATCATAATTAAAGATGTTTCGAGAAGGCAACAATTTTCACCTACTTCTTTGAACTGTAAGTATAAAGAAATAGAACTATGAAAATGAACACAGGTTTAAAAGATTTACTATGTGATATAATGACAATTTCAAAGTCATTGATTCATAAAGacgcaaaaaattaaattagaaatcTTTGTACAAGTGTCATGTGATTAGATTATATTAGTTTGATAGATTCTACAGGGTAACCTTatgtttttaacaattttacaTGGTCACCAAAGTTTGTTTCCCTACACGGTAAACATGTACTTTGTTGCATTCTACATGGTAACCTTGTGATTCTAACAGCTCTCTAAAAGTATTTGCTGCATTCTGCAACATGGTTTTTCCACTCAAACAATAGCCTTGCCCAAGCCTTGATACCAAAAGATGAAATCAATTGCATCAACTAAATATTGTCCTCCAAACGCATCAAACAAGCATAAGCTCTTTCGGTAGATTAAGTCACTACTTTCAACTTATGGCTTTATCCACAGAATTAAACCTGAAACACTTTGTTAACGCAAGGTTACACATCAAAGCACATGTTTGTGTATGCGTGCATATGTCTGTGTGCGTGCGCGCGTGTATGTGTGCGTATGTTTGTGTAGTCAAAAGAGAGTTGAAGGGACAAGCTCAAGATGGATGGTATCCAACAACTATAATATCAGTTTAGAGCACAGATATATTTCCTTAACAACAAAAAGTATCATCGATGCACAAAATGAATCTAGAGACAAAACATAAGAATGAGTATGTCTTCATCATAACATTGAGACACAAGCAGTAAGAGTAATGTACATAAGAAAATAGTTTTCAATGTAGATAACCAAAACCAATTCACCTCATTCTTCCTCTGGATTTTTGCTTCTCCTTCAGCCTCAATGCTATCCAATTTCAACAATTGAACCATAAACATCTCAGTCAAAATGATAAACTCCTTTTCATCAACCTTTGTCCCACTATAAACAGATGCTTGCAAGGAGGAAGCCTGCTTATAGAATAAGAATTGATATAATAACAAAATCAACCAGCTTTCCACTAGCAAAGGAAAGTATACAGGAAAAAAATTGGTTCAATGAAACGTTACCCTTTTGGAAAGCTTATCAACTTCTGCCCGAACCTCAACAACTGCGGCACATGCCTTTgaaatttcttctttctttcttacctcttccatttttctttctttgctaGCTGGACGCTCCATAAGCAACAACTTCGAGAGGTCCTTTAAACCTGCCATAAGCAGAGTCTCACCATCATCCTTCTCCCTCCCACGGAAGAAGAGTCTTTGGTCCTCCGGCTCTAATCCTGTTTCTTTTGCAAGAAGCTTCTTCAATTCACCTTCATCCAAAAACAGCATGAACCAACAATAATCAGATTTTATTCTTCCTCCCCTGCAACCTCGAGCACTACCTGATTCCTTATATTGCGTACAAAGCCAGTGCTTTAAGACATCAATCGAAAGATAATAATAGCCCTAACAAAACATTATATAACCTCAACTCCATTAAGTGGCTCACACATAGATTCCTGACTCGGGATTTGGATTTTAAAGAATGGAGGGTACGCAAATTTATCATTGTAAAACAAAGTTTTTTTCCAATTAACCGTTGATAAGAGCCTTATCTAAAGAGGAAAGATAACATGAACTAGTATCAATTTGTTTCGGAATATGAGAGAAAAGGCAAGGAAGGTTACAACCACACCTTATTCTAGTCAGAAATTGATTCAGGTGAGGTCGAGTTTAATACTACACACTCCTAATAAATAACAGAAGTGTACTTTCAATTAAATGACTCTTGCAAACATTGATTAAATTAACGACCAAGCATCACAGTCAAAGCTTGAAATTCTTAAAACATAGTGATGAAGCTGAGATAATTCATAAAACCATATTTTACGACCAAACATCACAGTCAAATCTTGAAATCCTTTACAACATAGTGATGCAGCCGAGACAATACAAGCTAATATAAAGCATCTTGAAATCCATAATCCTGACCAATCAAGATAGGTTCAGTGAATATGGAGTATTTATCAAAGGGTTCTTTCATAAAGCTGAATATTCTTGCAGAAAAACAATCAATGGTTTGCAAGGTAAGTCACATTCACATTTTGAGGGAGCAAAGATTCCATCGTTCAAAATCCCAAAGTTGATAATTGAATATTTGGTGACTAACATGATAGTCCTAGAGTATCCTCATCAATTTGCTACACTTTCGTGTTAGGATCGTCTCGCTCATTTTGTTACACTcctaaatttgaaaaaattaccaCTTTCCATTTCTAATCTTATTCCCAAACCCATTCAttcttttcatttcatttgcATATCTCCATTGTCCACTTGTTTTTTGTCCTTCCTCGTGCTACTTCCTAGTTCTTACAAGACCTTTTTTCTGAAAACTACTTCCTACCAACAACGCCGTTTTTGACCCTAAGTAAGGTAGACATTTTTGCCTAGGCCCAGAGTTAGAAAGGAGCTCAATACCTCAATTCATCCGTGTTGTAATATAAGCGCtttgtaaaattataactcTACTTTCGCCAAACACCCATTaaagatcaaaatcaatccTCTATAAAAAGGGgtcatttctttcattttgacAAGGGCCCATAAAATACCAGGAAACAACACTACCTACCAGACCTTAACAAAGCACACTTGTGGGCTTAGCAAACAAATTTCATAAATTTAGCactcaaaacaaaaaatctCAGCAAAAGAACCCTAAACATAAACCAAAATCCCACAATTCATATGAAAAACTACATCATACACAAGGATTGGTAAAGGGCTAACAGTAACCCAAATGAataaatcaaaaagaatatgttCATATTCCAGTACAGCAcaaattaagaagaaaaaaaagacaaaacttCAATTAAGTGAAGGAAGTGAAACGGTATACACGAGAAAAGAATAATGAAGAATACCAAAAGTGAAGATGCAAGGGACAGTGAAATTGTACAGAGAAGAACCATAAGAGACCTTGATTTTGAACATAGGACCACCATTTTCATCACCataatttttctctctcctctgaACTAACATCCCTCCAGACCTTGTCTCCGGCTCCATATCTTTGTTACTGTCCTCCATTGGATTATGCATCTATTTCTTCTATCtatgaaaaaattacaaattctgaGATTACAGAAGATAGAAACTGATTACTGGAGCTGgagatgaaaatttatttgtgATAGTATTTGTTAATCAGATTTTGAAGCGAGGTAGGTCGGTGGTCTTTGTTAGGTTACGTGCCATTACCTGAATGGCACAAGGTAAGAGACGACAAGGGTAGAGGTGTTTAAAGGACCTAACGACATGTTATTTACCGAATACcgaatatttatttgaattagATTAATGATTCGGCTTTAAAATACATTTacaaatatgtatatgtataaaaaaataatatagatataagatttgatttaaaattgatttataaTACCCAATTTAAAATCGAcctaataatttaaatgaatgcTTCTAAACAAAAAGGAAAGTAGGAAATAGATTTTCAGAACAAATCAACATTAACTTGATACTCATATTTAAttctcatattttttattttgatatgtatttatgttattttatttttgaaaataatattattacatttattaattcttatttttaagATAATCGTATTTAAAAGACTAAAATTTGTAGAATGGTTTAGCTTTTGtcccttaaaataaaaaagtaccaTAATATTTCCCAAATGAATCCAAAA belongs to Amaranthus tricolor cultivar Red isolate AtriRed21 chromosome 17, ASM2621246v1, whole genome shotgun sequence and includes:
- the LOC130804233 gene encoding BAG family molecular chaperone regulator 4 translates to MHNPMEDSNKDMEPETRSGGMLVQRREKNYGDENGGPMFKIKVSYGSSLYNFTVPCIFTFGELKKLLAKETGLEPEDQRLFFRGREKDDGETLLMAGLKDLSKLLLMERPASKERKMEEVRKKEEISKACAAVVEVRAEVDKLSKRASSLQASVYSGTKVDEKEFIILTEMFMVQLLKLDSIEAEGEAKIQRKNEVRRVQGYVDALDSLKAKNSNPFDDCGNTVSVATNWETFDSGVGSLTPPSASSSTKVTQDWVEFE
- the LOC130804772 gene encoding uncharacterized protein LOC130804772, which translates into the protein MAGVTPDPDEFRIVCPPINKEDGRLSRKYTDEGQGAKRGLSPPIEWYNVPEGTKRLALVVEDIDAPDPNAPLVPWTVWVVANIPPTIKGLPEGFSSKQQELGGEFEDIVEGNNDEKVRGWRVPMLPSHGHRFEFRLYALDDDVHLGKTVTKERLLEAIENHVIGEASLIAVF